Within the Nitrospirota bacterium genome, the region GGAGAATGGAAAAATAAATTTTCACTGCGAGAGACGGTCCGATTGCAACATCTATGAATGTCAGTACCTGTAATATAAATTGTTTTATAAGCTTTGAAAAATTGCCTGAATCAATTGTCCTGACTTTTTCCAGTGTAAAGACCTTTACGGCAATAAGGATATAAAGCGTATATATGACTTGCGGCGCTGTGAAAATCAAAAATTTCTTATACTCCTTCTTCATCAAAAATATTACGGAAAGTCCCCATACAAAAGGGGGGGATGCGTAACTGAAAAAAGAACCTAACATCCCCATTAAAAAGCCTTTTTTTAGACTATTGTTATTTATCAGGGCATGGGAATACACTATCAAACCGAATGCTATAAGCAGATACTGTGCATTTTGAAGGAGGTAATTTACAGAATCGTGCAGCGGAAATAAAATAAAAAAAACTGCCAATAAGAATGCCGCCTGTCTGTTTACATAATCCCTGGCAAAAACATAGAACAGATAACCGCTTAAAAATGAGACAGCGGTCTTCATGACTTCGTAGTATATTGCAACGTCTTCAAAAAAATAATATTGAAAAAAATCCAGATAATACACGGGAAGGTTGTAGAACATGTAGAGAGGCGGGCTTTTAGAAAAGTTCAATGTCAATAATTGCTTTAACGTCCATAACGGCACATTATTAGTGTGTATAAATTCATCGCCGTGAATCCCGGTTTTAAAAAAAATATAGCATAGAAAAACAAAAAAAAGCAGGAACACTCTTGATATATTATTTGTCAACAGATGCGTTTCCCTGTCTTGTTAAAGTAATTTTGCTGATTTAAGCTTTTTGTAAACATCCTCCAGAGCATTCTTACTGCAACATTCGTAAACCTGGAAAAAAGGTAAAAAAACATAGCAGACATTTTTTTCAGTTCTGTAAATGATAAATACCACCTCTTTTTTAACTTTACGACATTACCGCCCGCATATTTCGCCGTTAATAAATTTTTAATTCCCATAAAACTTAAATAGTAGGATAAATTCGCCCACATGGTATCAAAAATAAGCTCAATCCTGTCATTCCCCTCCGGAATATAAGGGATATCATCGCTCTCCCACATATACTGCACTCCGAAATTTTCCCAGTTGTCTTTTACAAGAATTTTTCCTTTGGGCTGCTCCTGGCTGTATACGGGAGTCCCCGGATACGGAGTAAGCGTATTAAAGCGGACTGAAGACAGCGGAAGGGACTTCACGAACTTCAATGTATTGTAGCGGTCTTTCCTCGTTTCTGTCGGTAAACCGAAAATTATTGTTGTACCGACTGAAAAACCTTTCACAGCAGACCTCCTGATTGCATCTTCAACAACGGCTACGGTTTCCCCTTTGTTGATGATTTTCATCAGCTTTTCACTGCCTGTTTCCAGCCCGTAATAGAGGATCCTGAAATTAGCATCATAAGCCATATCAAGGATATCATCAGCAGCATTGTCCCCTCTCAGTGAGCCGTGAAAAAATGCTTCCTTATGTAAATCTTCTTTTATTATCGCATCGCATAATTCCTTGAAATGTTTCTTGTTCACCGCTATATTATCATCCATAAGAAAAACAGATTCC harbors:
- a CDS encoding B12-binding domain-containing radical SAM protein, translated to MKPNVLLINPKIGERSQNKKINAMINITFPTSIGVLAGYLSVSGIDKVDIIDEQIHPIEDNELPYILNSLEEPRIVGLSVLTLNCGRAYELARKIKGIDRKTLVVLGGIHPTVAADEVLSRDGVDVIVRGEGEETFKELVQFILNKKNYLSIQGVSYRQDGRNIHNPDRPLVQDLDIIPPFPYYLFEKDLAKYPNFCGIFASRGCPYQCTFCSSRNISGRKYRYHSVDRVIHEISTLVRKYKQESVFLMDDNIAVNKKHFKELCDAIIKEDLHKEAFFHGSLRGDNAADDILDMAYDANFRILYYGLETGSEKLMKIINKGETVAVVEDAIRRSAVKGFSVGTTIIFGLPTETRKDRYNTLKFVKSLPLSSVRFNTLTPYPGTPVYSQEQPKGKILVKDNWENFGVQYMWESDDIPYIPEGNDRIELIFDTMWANLSYYLSFMGIKNLLTAKYAGGNVVKLKKRWYLSFTELKKMSAMFFYLFSRFTNVAVRMLWRMFTKSLNQQNYFNKTGKRIC